The following DNA comes from Flavobacterium sp. N3904.
TAATTCTGTTTTTCTCATTTTCAAAGTCTTCTGTTTTGTATTGATTTCCCGAAACAATCAGTGATTTTGACGTTTTATAAAGAGAATCCAAAACGGGAGTCAGAATGGTGTTTTTTATCGTGTCTAAAAAATAAGGATTTCCTGTGGTTAAATAATATTTTACTTCCGCTCTTTTGGGCGCCAATGAATCTAATTTATAAGAAGCTTTTACATTAAAATAGCCATTGTTAAAATAATAACTTTTAAGACGGGTTAATGATTTTTTTGACTTTAAAGTATCAGCAATAACCGGAGCTTCTCCCGTTTCTTTCAAAAACTCATGTATTCCGTGGTACCAAAATGATTTGCGAAGTCTTTCTACTTGTTTTGCAGAGAGCCATTTGACTTCTCTGTCGTATTTTTTTTGCTTGTTTAAATATTTTAAATTGAATGTTGAATCTGGATTTGGATTGGCCAAATTATAAATATTCAGCTGCATGCGATATCCAAGTATAGAGCTATTTGGTTGTTGATACAGTTGATCATAAATGGTTTGATTCTTTGTCAGTTTGCCATTTTGAATAATTTCATTCTTAACCAGAAGTTGTTTTCTGGCCGGAACTCTTTTTTCTGAATTACAGGCCAAAATAAATATTGCAATTAGACTAAATGCTGCTATTTTTGTATAATTCTTTTTCTTCTGAAAAAGCATTGTTCGTCCAAGGTAATTTGGAACCCACTTTTTTATTTTAAAGAAAGAAAGCTTTTTGTGCATGTGGGGTTCAATTGTTATAAAAATATTAAATCAAAAGTACATTTTTTTATGCTTAGTAAAAACCAAATAAAGCTTATATCGAGTTTACAACAAAAAAAACATCGTTTTGCAAATCAGCTGTTTTTTGCCGAGGGTGTAAAAGTAATTCAAGAATTACTAAAATCAAATTTTGAGTTGGAACATCTTTACGCCATTAAGCCAGATTTTGATGAAGTACAAAGTATAAAGAAATCAATTGTTTCAGAAAGTGAGTTGAAAAAAATTAGCGCTTTGGCAACGCCAAATACGTGTCTGGCTGTTTTTAAAATTCCTTCAAATGAAAAAATCATAGAATCGGGTTTGATTGTGGCTCTTGATTCTGTAAGAGATCCGGGTAATTTAGGTACAATATTAAGGTTATGCGATTGGTTTGGAATTCAGCAATTAATCTGTTCAAATGAAACAGTAGATATTTATAATCCAAAAGTCATTCAGGCAACTATGGGTTCTATTGCACGGGTAAATGTTAATTATATTGATTTAAAATCTTTTATATCAAAAACGCATCTGCCAGTTTTTGGAACATTTATGGATGGTGATAATATTTATAAAACCACTTTACCTCAGGAGGGTATAATCGTAATGGGGAATGAAGCCAATGGGATTTCAGAAGAGTTGGAGTTAATGATTCAAAATAGATTAACCATTCCCCGTTTTGGAGATCTTCAAAAAACCGAAAGCTTAAATGTAGCTACAGCAACTTCAATTATTTTAAGTGAATTTAAAAGGAGAAGTTAAGTTTTAATTAAATTTAATGAAAAGTAAAATTAATTAAAACTGCTCTTGACTTCATAGATTCAATATTCCCGGTCCAAGGACTGTTTGGGTCTTTGTCACGAATTAATTCGTCTGAAATGCCAAAAGAACCTCTTATCGATGGCGAAAATATAAAGTACTCTGAGAAAATATCGATTCCAAAACCCAATTCATAATTAGTTGTCCAGGTTTTTACTCTAAATCGTTCTTCAAGATTATCATCTAGGGATTTTGCATTACTGGATAAATTTAAATTTGCCGAAACACCACCCAAAAGATATGGACGAACATTGCCAGTTCTAAGAGAAGAGAATTTTAATAATAAAGGGAAATTGATATAAGTGCTGTTTACTTCCCTGATTGCATCACTTGAAGAGTTAAAACTTGCATTGGGAGGATAATGCAAAATCCTATTGGCATAATACAAACCGGGTTCAAAACGTAAATCCAAATACTCCATAAGTCTGACATTGGTTACCAATCCAACATTGAATCCTACTGATTTGTCAACTTGGATATCTGGCCCGACAGTTTTGTAATCAATTTTGAAATCATAAGAGTTGACTCCTAAAAAGAAACCAAAATAGACATATTTTTTTTGCCAGTTTTCAAGATTTATTATGGGGTCTTTACTGAATATTCCCTTTGACTGGGCATTTCCTTTTACAGCCAAAGCTAGAAGAACTATTACAATTATTTTTTTCATATAGATGCTGAATATTTTCAGTATTAACTTTTAGAGGCAGAGTATATAGTAGCTACTCCAAATGTTTGTGGCATAGCTTCAACATTTATAAACCCAGTTTTTCTCAAAATATTGTTTAATGCTTCGCCATAAGGGAAAGAAGCAGCAGATTCAGACAAATAGCCATAGGCGACATCATCTTTTGAAAATAATTTTCCTATAATGGGTAATATGTTGTTACTATAAAAATGATAACCTTGTTTATAAGGAGTTTTGTCAGGAACCGAAGTTTCTAAAATGACGAAAATCCCTCCAGGTTTTAAGACTCTTAAAATTTCCGAAAGCCCTGTTTCCAGATGCTCAAAATTTCTAACACCAAAGGCAACAGTAATTGCATCAAAATAATCATTTTCAAATGGCATGTTCTCAGAATCACCCAAGACCATTTCTATAGTTTTAGAAAGATTTTTTTCTCGAATTTTGTTTACACCAATTTCCAGCATTCCCGATGAAATGTCTAGTCCAATAATTTTTGAGGCTTTTGTTTGGGCTAGCAAAATAGCTAAATCTCCCGTACCAGTTGCAATATCCAAAATAGTATCAGGATTTGTTCCTGCCACTAATTGTAAAACTTTTTTTCTCCATTTAATATCTATCCCAAACGAAATGACACGGTTTAGATTGTCATAATTCCCGGATATGTTATCAAACATAGTTGCAACTTGTTCTTTTTTACTTAGAGTCGAATTTTTATAAGGTGTGATTTCTTTTGGCATTTTTTTAATTTGTACAAATATAACATAAACTATAAGAACTATAAATGTGTTTTTTGAAATGGAGAAATTTATTTTAAAGAAAGCAAAAAAAACACGAGGAAGTAAAATTTTCTTTGAATTTTCCGAGCAGTAAATTTTTTAAAAGTAAGAAAAAAACGAATAATACTTTCGAATAGCCTGTATTCGTTGAGAAAATACAAAATTTATTTAAAGTAAAAATAATTGAAATATCACCAAAAGTGGGTATTGTGGATGCTATAATTATTGTAGATGTTTGTACTTTAAAATTTAAATATTTTATAAATGATTAGTAGGGAATTAATGACCCAAATCAAATGGATAATTTTTGCGCTCTTTATCTCATTTGTTCTTGTGATTTTTTTTGAAGGTACTATCAGTAACGGTAGTATTAATTTAAAAGCGCAAAATACGTTCTTAGGATTAAATTTGTTTTTGGAAATTTTAATTTTCTTTGCCTTTAGTACCTTTGTGGTATTTGGTACTAAAGGCTTTTTTGAGTTGTACTCTCAAAAAATATCAAATACTATCGTCTTCATTTCTGGAGTGATATTGATATTTGTAATTTGTATACTATGTTATCAAATTTTAGCACAAGAGTAGGTCATTCCTCTAATCATTATCAAAAAACATCTCTCAAAAAAGAGATGTTTTTTTTTGCTATTTTTTAGCAAAAGTTTGGTAGGTATAATCAAAAAGATGCTTGTCGTCTTTGGGATTAAATTCAGTTTGAACTTGAGTCCATTCGTCAGTATTTATTGCAGGAAAAAAGACATCAGCTTCAAAATTATGATGTACTCTGGTAATTTCCAATTTATCAGTATAGGGAAGTCCTAAATTATAGATTTCACCTCCACCAATTATAAAAGAAATTTCATTTTCGGGACAAATTGCAATTGCATCTTCCATGCTTTCAACAACAATACAACCTTCTGGATTA
Coding sequences within:
- a CDS encoding TrmH family RNA methyltransferase, coding for MLSKNQIKLISSLQQKKHRFANQLFFAEGVKVIQELLKSNFELEHLYAIKPDFDEVQSIKKSIVSESELKKISALATPNTCLAVFKIPSNEKIIESGLIVALDSVRDPGNLGTILRLCDWFGIQQLICSNETVDIYNPKVIQATMGSIARVNVNYIDLKSFISKTHLPVFGTFMDGDNIYKTTLPQEGIIVMGNEANGISEELELMIQNRLTIPRFGDLQKTESLNVATATSIILSEFKRRS
- a CDS encoding porin family protein, with amino-acid sequence MKKIIVIVLLALAVKGNAQSKGIFSKDPIINLENWQKKYVYFGFFLGVNSYDFKIDYKTVGPDIQVDKSVGFNVGLVTNVRLMEYLDLRFEPGLYYANRILHYPPNASFNSSSDAIREVNSTYINFPLLLKFSSLRTGNVRPYLLGGVSANLNLSSNAKSLDDNLEERFRVKTWTTNYELGFGIDIFSEYFIFSPSIRGSFGISDELIRDKDPNSPWTGNIESMKSRAVLINFTFH
- the ubiE gene encoding bifunctional demethylmenaquinone methyltransferase/2-methoxy-6-polyprenyl-1,4-benzoquinol methylase UbiE, which gives rise to MPKEITPYKNSTLSKKEQVATMFDNISGNYDNLNRVISFGIDIKWRKKVLQLVAGTNPDTILDIATGTGDLAILLAQTKASKIIGLDISSGMLEIGVNKIREKNLSKTIEMVLGDSENMPFENDYFDAITVAFGVRNFEHLETGLSEILRVLKPGGIFVILETSVPDKTPYKQGYHFYSNNILPIIGKLFSKDDVAYGYLSESAASFPYGEALNNILRKTGFINVEAMPQTFGVATIYSASKS
- a CDS encoding dihydrofolate reductase, whose product is MIIMIAAVAENNALGKNNELVWHLPNDFKRFKSLTTGHHIIMGRKTFESFPKPLPNRTHIVITRQKNYNPEGCIVVESMEDAIAICPENEISFIIGGGEIYNLGLPYTDKLEITRVHHNFEADVFFPAINTDEWTQVQTEFNPKDDKHLFDYTYQTFAKK